One Oryza glaberrima chromosome 11, OglaRS2, whole genome shotgun sequence genomic region harbors:
- the LOC127755394 gene encoding basic blue protein-like, producing MGKYSVGLVVLGLLALAFSTTVLAETHVVGDSNGWDFSVSFDSWADGKVFAAGDTLVFNYKPGAHNVLAVDAATYRSCKVGSSADSVAAATGTASFLLKKGVNYYICGVPGHCAAGMKLRVVAN from the exons ATGGGGAAGTACAGTGTGGGTCTCGTGGTGTTAGGGTTGCTGGCCCTTGCGTTTTCGACCACTGTGCTGGCTGAAACACATGTTGTTGGTGACTCCAACGGTTGGGACTTCTCTGTGTCGTTTGATAGCTGGGCTGATGGAAAGGTCTTCGCTGCTGGTGACACTCTTG ttTTCAACTACAAACCGGGCGCACACAACGTGCTGGCCGTGGACGCGGCGACGTACAGGAGCTGCAAGGTGGGCAGCTCGGCGgactcggtggcggcggcgacggggaccGCGTCGTTCCTCCTCAAGAAGGGCGTCAACTACTACATCTGCGGCGTCCCCGGCCACTGCGCCGCCGGGATGAAGCTCCGGGTCGTCGCCAACTGA
- the LOC127755690 gene encoding uncharacterized protein LOC127755690 produces the protein MSLMTSEYEDCWDLNSETVERRIGQVMISGTTTASKVPVPLCEKGKVDHEAAINALPLTDVIGPLVDHQAVASLKEGVAQEASDVAAAATTSGGNIPKRGRKFSSVLGNRRKAPTPSASDASPPPQRRQRLVTLGEKAARAKAVQNGSGGNSSASPAAASTDVVVVPRSREATPSGLAGGLVPARGPPADILTWGSSKSRWSASSRSVLAA, from the exons ATGTCAttgatgacctccgagtacgaggaTTGttggg ATTTAAACAGCGAAACCGTGGAGCGCCGCATTGGTCAGGTGATGATCAGCGGCACTACTACGGCGAGTAAAgtccccgtccccctttgcgagaaggggAAGGTCGATCACGAGGCTGCGATCAAC GCCCTTCCTCTGACTGAcgtcatcgggccgctcgtggaccacCAGGCGGTGGCTTCGTTGAAAGAGGGCGTCGCCCAGGAGGCGTCcgacgttgctgctgctgccacgacCAGTGGCGGCAACATTCCGAAGAGGGGGAGGAAGTTTTCCTCCGTGCTTGGTAATCGTCGGAAGGCGCCCACCCCATCG GCCTCGGATGCATCTCCCCCGCCTCAGCGACGGCAGAGGCTGGTGAcacttggcgagaa ggcggcgcgggcgaaggcggtgCAAAACGGGTCTGGAGGGAACTCCAGTGCGTCTCCTGCAGCGGCTTCGAcagatgtcgtggtcgtgcccaggAGTCGTGAGGCGACGCCCAGCGGCCTTGCCGGCGGCCTTGTGCCTGCTCGAGGCCCGCCTGCTGACATCCTCACCTGGGGGAGCTCCAAATCGAGATGGAGCGCATCCTCCAGGTCGGTGCTCGCGGCATAG